The following are encoded together in the Jaculus jaculus isolate mJacJac1 chromosome 3, mJacJac1.mat.Y.cur, whole genome shotgun sequence genome:
- the LOC101612430 gene encoding olfactory receptor 10G4, giving the protein MSNRSQVTTFFLVGLPHPPALDTLLFGIFLVIYVLTVLGNLLILLVIRVDSRLHTPMYYFLTNLSFIDMWFSTVTVPKMLMTLVSPDGGAISFQSCVAQLYSFHFLGSTECFLYTIMSYDRYLAIRYPLRYSSMMGGRACALLATGTWLSGSLHSAVQTTLTFRLPYCGPSHIQHYFCDAPPILKLACADTLANEMVIFVNIGVVASGCFLLIVLSYVSIVCSILKIRTSEGRRRAFQTCASHCIVVLCFFVPCVFIYLRPGSRDAVDGAVAVFYTVLTPLLNPVVYTLRNKEVKRALLRLKDKVAGSQCE; this is encoded by the coding sequence ATGTCAAACAGGAGCCAAGTGACCACGTTCTTCCTCGTCGGCCTTCCTCACCCGCCAGCACTGGACACTCTGCTCTTCGGAATCTTCCTGGTGATCTACGTCCTCACAGTGCTGGGCAACCTCCTCATCCTGCTGGTGATCCGGGTGGATTCTCGCCTCCACACACCCATGTACTACTTCCTCACCAACCTGTCCTTCATTGACATGTGGTTCTCCACAGTCACAGTGCCCAAAATGCTGATGACCTTGGTGTCCCCGGATGGTGGCGCTATCTCCTTCCAGAGCTGTGTGGCTCAGCTTTATTCCTTCCACTTCCTGGGGAGTACCGAGTGCTTCCTCTACACCATCATGTCCTATGATCGCTACCTGGCCATCAGGTACCCGCTCAGGTACAGCAGCATGATGGGTGGGCGAGCTTGTGCCCTGCTGGCCACTGGCACCTGGCTCAGTGGCTCCCTGCACTCTGCTGTGCAGACCACGCTCACCTTCCGCTTGCCCTACTGTGGGCCCAGCCATATCCAGCATTACTTCTGTGACGCCCCGCCCATCCTCAAGCTGGCCTGTGCTGACACCTTGGCCAATGAGATGGTCATCTTTGTGAACATAGGCGTCGTGGCCTCGGGCTGCTTTCTCCTGATTGTGCTGTCCTATGTGTCCATTGTCTGCTCCATCCTGAAGATCCGCACCTCGGAGGGCAGGCGCAGAGCCTTTCAGACCTGTGCCTCCCACTGCATCGTGGTGCTCTGCTTCTTTGTGCCCTGTGTTTTCATCTACCTGAGACCAGGCTCCAGGGATGCTGTGGATGGCGCTGTGGCCGTTTTCTACACTGTGCTGACCCCGCTACTCAACCCTGTTGTGTACACCCTGCGCAACAAGGAGGTGAAGAGAGCGCTGCTCAGACTGAAAGACAAAGTAGCTGGTTCTCAATGCGAGTAA